The following are from one region of the Methanobacterium alcaliphilum genome:
- a CDS encoding GTP-binding protein, whose product MSEKTLKIVVFGALNAGKTSIVERLSGQELFLKGDYENITTSFDFVQIERKGFLIHLFASPGHRRFSFMWDTLAFGMDGAILVIDSTVGVTPVDIELINFIQNHNVPFSIAANKNDISNIGVDQIRKEMEISKNIEIWNTSALNDYNLNKLMDGLIQDISNGKSIQSQEKLNNISKGKSSK is encoded by the coding sequence ATGTCAGAAAAAACTCTCAAAATCGTGGTTTTCGGAGCATTAAATGCGGGAAAAACCAGCATCGTAGAGAGATTAAGCGGTCAAGAACTCTTCCTAAAAGGAGATTATGAAAACATAACCACCAGTTTCGATTTTGTCCAAATCGAACGAAAAGGGTTTTTAATACATTTATTTGCCAGTCCAGGGCACAGGCGATTCTCTTTTATGTGGGACACACTAGCCTTTGGAATGGACGGAGCGATCCTAGTCATTGACTCCACCGTAGGAGTAACACCAGTTGATATAGAACTAATAAACTTCATTCAAAATCATAACGTCCCCTTTTCCATAGCTGCCAATAAAAACGACATTTCCAACATTGGAGTAGATCAAATACGCAAAGAAATGGAAATCAGCAAAAACATTGAAATATGGAATACCTCAGCATTAAACGACTATAACCTTAACAAATTAATGGACGGCTTAATCCAAGATATATCCAATGGAAAATCGATTCAATCACAAGAAAAATTGAATAATATATCCAAGGGAAAATCAAGTAAATAG
- a CDS encoding roadblock/LC7 domain-containing protein: MNFENVIIEINRINGVKDSVVAGLDGIPVGKVNKETSILSASTVAALGAIKELTKTVRYGALEQLIVETDFGKIIIEEFTSNHVIIVLTENSVNIGMIRVMLKKIVKNFAN, from the coding sequence ATGAATTTTGAAAATGTTATAATAGAAATTAATCGTATAAATGGTGTTAAAGATTCCGTGGTCGCTGGTTTAGATGGTATTCCCGTGGGTAAAGTAAATAAAGAAACATCCATCTTAAGTGCCAGTACAGTAGCAGCATTAGGCGCCATAAAAGAACTTACAAAAACAGTACGTTATGGTGCATTAGAACAGTTAATAGTGGAAACAGATTTTGGCAAAATAATAATCGAAGAATTCACTTCAAACCACGTAATAATCGTCTTAACAGAAAACAGTGTTAATATCGGTATGATCAGAGTAATGTTAAAAAAGATCGTTAAAAATTTCGCAAATTAA
- the csa3 gene encoding CRISPR-associated CARF protein Csa3: MDTTLISTIYSIEPVMICITQFSPKKVILLREDKAPDEKNKVEQILADTVGKFIDIVPHETSLYDVVRVARDTADVIDEEKSHGRRVMVNISGGRKPQALGALFGCYARHRDVERIVYVTEEDSELIDLPILNFGISRTKKEVLEELKKGETSVKNLAVKIGISRGMTYNHIRELREMGFIAQDKLEITSAGELAVI; encoded by the coding sequence ATGGATACTACTTTAATATCCACTATCTACTCCATTGAGCCGGTGATGATATGCATTACCCAGTTTTCCCCTAAAAAAGTTATATTATTAAGGGAAGATAAAGCTCCTGATGAAAAAAATAAAGTGGAGCAGATCTTAGCAGATACAGTGGGTAAATTCATAGACATAGTACCTCATGAAACCAGCCTATATGATGTGGTTCGTGTGGCACGCGATACGGCAGATGTTATTGATGAAGAAAAAAGTCACGGACGCCGGGTTATGGTTAATATTAGTGGGGGAAGAAAACCACAAGCCCTTGGTGCTCTTTTCGGATGTTATGCTCGCCACAGAGATGTGGAAAGAATAGTCTATGTCACAGAAGAAGATAGTGAATTGATTGATTTACCAATCTTAAACTTTGGTATTTCAAGAACCAAGAAAGAAGTTCTCGAGGAATTAAAAAAAGGAGAAACTTCTGTAAAAAACCTTGCAGTTAAAATAGGCATAAGCCGGGGAATGACCTACAACCACATTCGAGAATTAAGAGAAATGGGATTCATTGCTCAGGACAAATTAGAAATTACTTCAGCTGGAGAACTAGCAGTAATTTAA
- a CDS encoding SemiSWEET family sugar transporter, translated as MSIEAVGLMASIAALIVFISPLDQIRTILKFKKSDEVSPALYMAMIVNCSLWTIYGMGINNWFILVPNAVGMVLGAVTLFFIFKYR; from the coding sequence ATGTCAATTGAAGCTGTAGGATTAATGGCAAGTATAGCGGCATTAATAGTATTTATAAGCCCCCTTGATCAGATCAGAACCATATTGAAATTTAAAAAATCCGATGAAGTTTCACCAGCCCTTTACATGGCCATGATTGTGAATTGTTCACTGTGGACTATTTATGGAATGGGAATAAACAACTGGTTTATATTGGTTCCTAATGCAGTGGGCATGGTTCTGGGAGCAGTTACGTTGTTTTTTATTTTTAAATACAGGTAA
- a CDS encoding alpha/beta fold hydrolase produces MKINVNGIKINYLDEGAGEPLILIHGMSDNSNLWLTFIPYLFSDFRVFAIDLRGHGQSSKPPQGYSLEIFNQDLVDFLDNMKLEKVNLIGHSLGAAICQEFALKNSERVKKLILLSPFFYVDEILFHALSGLKKALIEEGYYKFFDEAVKLVNTPDFIVKNVEIIEQIKMESQRTNPPEIIEEIINACLMVDMSDEISNISPETLIITGSEDNMIPMSQSQMIHEQIKNSELVIMKGVGHNLFVSENLERLSTVILKFLG; encoded by the coding sequence ATGAAAATTAATGTAAATGGAATAAAAATAAACTATCTTGATGAAGGTGCAGGCGAACCTTTAATATTAATCCATGGAATGTCTGATAACTCCAATCTATGGCTAACATTCATCCCTTATTTATTTTCAGATTTCCGGGTTTTTGCAATTGACTTAAGGGGGCATGGCCAAAGCTCAAAACCACCACAGGGATACTCTCTTGAAATATTTAACCAGGACCTTGTGGACTTTCTGGACAACATGAAACTGGAGAAAGTAAATTTAATAGGCCATTCATTGGGAGCAGCTATTTGTCAAGAGTTCGCTCTTAAAAATAGTGAAAGAGTAAAAAAACTTATTTTGCTATCTCCTTTTTTTTATGTGGATGAAATTCTCTTCCACGCCCTATCGGGATTAAAAAAGGCATTAATAGAAGAAGGATATTATAAATTCTTTGATGAAGCTGTGAAACTGGTCAACACACCAGATTTTATAGTGAAAAATGTGGAAATCATAGAACAAATAAAAATGGAATCTCAAAGGACAAACCCTCCTGAAATCATAGAAGAAATCATAAATGCATGTTTGATGGTGGATATGAGTGATGAAATTTCCAATATATCTCCAGAAACTCTGATTATCACTGGAAGTGAAGATAATATGATTCCCATGTCACAATCTCAAATGATCCACGAACAGATAAAGAATTCTGAACTGGTTATTATGAAAGGAGTAGGGCACAACCTCTTTGTTTCAGAAAATCTGGAGAGACTAAGCACAGTCATCCTAAAATTTTTAGGGTAA
- a CDS encoding ADP-ribosylglycohydrolase family protein, with the protein MVIPSLTNIKVVLENHSYFESDDDFSSENPVKVPHYYPETVAQFINSLYEENFIQPSDWSDFSPSGIKLSSETLNDFVLSDIIQILTGHIQADRFCSGGISNFIERGNFLPIFKRLKEICFEIEDGYYGAMLGLAVGDALGAPVEFKDPGTFKRVENFQSGGPHNLNKGEWTDDTSMALALAESLSKCQGFNPQDQMYRYCRWYDKGCLSIKGYCFDIGNTTREALETYKTTQNPYSGPFHEMSAGNGSLMRMAPIPLFYFSSAEDALRYADLSSRTTHQHPLVLETCQYFTGLILGALMGVDKEELLSPSYCPIPSYWEEHPMRVELKEVADGSFKEKNPPEIRGSGYVINSLEAALWAFYNSDNFKDGCLLAVNLGEDADTTGAIYGQLAGAHYGKSGIPDKWLNNLAAKELITTTVSILIDSIPY; encoded by the coding sequence ATGGTCATACCATCCCTCACTAATATTAAAGTGGTTCTAGAAAATCATTCTTATTTTGAATCAGATGATGATTTTTCTAGTGAAAACCCAGTTAAAGTTCCCCATTATTATCCCGAGACCGTAGCTCAATTTATAAATAGCCTATATGAAGAAAATTTTATTCAACCCTCTGATTGGTCAGATTTTTCTCCATCAGGAATAAAATTAAGTTCAGAAACCTTAAATGATTTTGTTTTGTCGGATATTATACAAATCTTAACCGGACATATCCAGGCCGATAGGTTCTGCAGTGGAGGAATATCTAATTTTATAGAAAGAGGGAACTTTTTACCAATATTTAAACGTTTAAAAGAGATTTGTTTTGAAATTGAAGATGGTTATTATGGCGCCATGTTGGGTCTGGCTGTAGGCGATGCTTTGGGCGCACCGGTGGAGTTTAAAGATCCGGGTACATTTAAGAGAGTGGAAAATTTTCAAAGCGGAGGACCTCACAATTTAAATAAAGGGGAATGGACTGACGATACATCTATGGCACTGGCTCTTGCCGAAAGCCTCAGTAAATGTCAGGGTTTCAACCCACAAGACCAAATGTATCGCTACTGTCGGTGGTATGATAAGGGATGTCTCTCTATTAAGGGTTACTGTTTTGATATCGGCAACACGACCCGTGAGGCCCTGGAAACTTACAAAACTACTCAAAATCCATATTCTGGCCCGTTCCATGAGATGTCTGCAGGTAATGGGTCTTTGATGCGTATGGCACCCATACCCTTATTTTATTTTTCTAGTGCCGAAGATGCCTTAAGATATGCTGATTTGAGTTCAAGAACAACCCATCAACACCCTTTGGTCCTGGAAACATGCCAATATTTCACAGGGTTAATATTAGGGGCATTAATGGGAGTTGATAAAGAAGAGTTATTGTCGCCATCATATTGCCCCATACCCAGTTACTGGGAAGAACATCCCATGCGGGTTGAACTTAAAGAAGTGGCAGACGGTTCTTTTAAAGAGAAAAATCCTCCAGAAATTAGAGGTTCCGGATACGTGATTAACTCTTTAGAAGCCGCTCTTTGGGCTTTTTATAACTCTGATAATTTTAAAGACGGTTGTCTTTTAGCAGTTAACCTGGGGGAGGATGCAGATACCACTGGGGCTATTTATGGTCAGTTAGCCGGAGCACATTATGGGAAAAGTGGAATTCCAGATAAATGGTTGAATAATCTGGCGGCAAAAGAATTAATCACAACTACTGTTTCTATATTAATTGATTCCATCCCTTATTGA
- a CDS encoding roadblock/LC7 domain-containing protein, with product MGLREDIGSLLTELLERAPGDVNGVAVLRPDGLMISSVLSNNADEKRVAAMAAAMIGTSQRTCDELERGDLSQVIIDGSVGKAILTNAGSKAVLAALSPAEVNLGLALLELERTAEKVKDVMNQ from the coding sequence ATGGGTTTAAGAGAAGATATTGGTAGTTTATTAACTGAGCTTTTAGAACGTGCGCCTGGAGATGTGAATGGTGTGGCTGTTTTAAGACCTGACGGTCTGATGATTTCATCTGTACTATCTAACAATGCAGATGAAAAAAGAGTAGCCGCCATGGCTGCAGCCATGATTGGTACATCACAACGTACCTGCGACGAACTGGAAAGAGGAGACCTCAGCCAAGTAATAATTGATGGAAGCGTGGGAAAAGCCATACTCACCAACGCCGGATCCAAAGCCGTACTAGCCGCACTATCACCCGCAGAAGTAAACCTAGGACTAGCCCTACTAGAACTAGAAAGAACCGCAGAAAAAGTCAAAGACGTCATGAACCAATAA
- a CDS encoding nucleotidyltransferase family protein, with product MNYSISAIVTAAGQNRRMQRDLARLKLPLKNKLLLDIQGKAVISHTIMRLLKANIDECIIVLGHYTDQIMPTINDLNDSRIKIVQNDPVDVDLSQSLLHGVQLSNSDICLCAAGDQPSVTSRTFKNLIDAVENYKSPERILSVLSRGRCGYIKSAEGLGMPFACCRDLLLKYLPGKNSNLNPILREMVKDDIVFYAAPHLNSLELLNINKYDDYMFLSEKFQDNTE from the coding sequence ATGAATTATTCTATTTCTGCTATAGTTACTGCAGCTGGCCAGAATAGAAGGATGCAACGAGATTTAGCCCGGCTTAAACTTCCCCTTAAAAATAAACTGCTCTTAGATATCCAGGGCAAAGCAGTGATATCACATACCATTATGCGTCTTCTCAAAGCCAATATCGATGAATGTATCATTGTACTTGGACACTACACCGATCAAATTATGCCGACTATAAATGATTTAAATGACTCAAGGATAAAAATTGTACAAAATGATCCGGTTGATGTTGACCTTTCACAATCATTACTTCATGGGGTACAGTTATCAAATAGTGATATTTGCCTCTGTGCCGCAGGTGATCAACCTTCAGTTACCAGTAGAACATTTAAAAATTTAATTGACGCAGTGGAAAATTATAAGTCTCCTGAGAGAATTCTGTCTGTTTTGTCCAGAGGACGTTGTGGTTATATAAAATCAGCGGAAGGTCTGGGAATGCCCTTTGCTTGCTGCAGGGATTTGCTATTAAAATACCTCCCTGGAAAAAATAGTAATTTAAATCCTATATTAAGAGAAATGGTTAAAGATGATATTGTTTTTTATGCAGCACCTCATTTAAACTCATTGGAACTTTTAAACATCAATAAATATGATGATTATATGTTTTTAAGTGAAAAATTTCAGGACAATACAGAATAA
- a CDS encoding protease inhibitor I42 family protein, which produces MKNLKLISVLLIAAMSFNAISAAAAVSDISYEQKQLTVHVNEKFNIKLMDTSGSSGYVWDSQYNNKFIKLCSEKIVFPKEKAGYIQCGTKVYIFKALKKGKTKITLVQSRPWSNEMPAKIITYIIKIK; this is translated from the coding sequence ATGAAAAATTTAAAATTAATTTCAGTACTTTTAATTGCTGCAATGTCATTTAATGCAATATCTGCAGCGGCAGCTGTTTCAGATATATCATATGAACAAAAACAGTTGACTGTGCATGTGAATGAAAAATTTAATATCAAATTGATGGATACCTCTGGAAGCAGCGGGTATGTCTGGGATAGCCAGTATAATAATAAATTTATAAAATTATGTAGCGAAAAAATAGTTTTTCCAAAAGAAAAAGCGGGTTATATTCAGTGCGGTACCAAAGTTTACATTTTTAAGGCATTGAAAAAAGGCAAAACTAAAATTACTTTGGTTCAATCAAGGCCATGGTCCAATGAAATGCCTGCTAAAATCATAACGTACATTATAAAAATTAAATAA
- a CDS encoding roadblock/LC7 domain-containing protein yields MLPISEQIQRVLEALQHKSEIKESYVIRKDGLIMTSSNPHVKNHRIAAMAASLMTLGEKTLSDVGEDKLKRLLITGEELQIIIMGSSTVALVCVVGSDANIGMVFLKMKRAVEKIFWIINNAYNEEE; encoded by the coding sequence ATGCTACCTATCTCAGAACAGATCCAGAGAGTGCTTGAGGCATTACAGCACAAGAGCGAGATTAAGGAGTCATATGTAATCCGAAAAGACGGATTAATTATGACTTCCAGCAATCCTCACGTGAAAAATCATCGGATTGCTGCCATGGCCGCATCACTAATGACCCTCGGTGAAAAAACCCTGAGTGATGTAGGAGAAGATAAACTAAAACGCCTATTAATCACCGGAGAAGAACTGCAAATTATCATTATGGGATCATCAACAGTGGCCCTGGTATGCGTCGTAGGATCCGATGCCAACATCGGAATGGTATTTCTAAAAATGAAAAGAGCCGTAGAGAAAATATTCTGGATAATAAACAACGCATATAATGAAGAAGAATAA
- a CDS encoding tetratricopeptide repeat protein, whose product MPDQDKKTDHELKLILNVCDDLLKEDRENPEIWAQKGRALIDLNRPSEAIECLDEALILDEQYEPALESMAHALFLNGNYDESIAYWELLLEQKNYDKDVLKNMAYILAAVGRYDEALEKLDRILKSDKDPEIIKEKINCLMELDKYESALECMEYLLKKEPEDPYIITQKGNAFFCMGKKEEAMDLYDNALKLDEKSVDTLISKGIALSIAGDYEQSLECFDNAIKFEWKNYRPYFLKGKLLHKLGDYEQSLKCFEKSLNLNDLNPEAWYRKGVVLYDLEKYPESIKAYDKALEVFEYYAEAWNAKALSLYELDEHEEEIKCYDKAVKLNPNYSDAWSNMGATLLALGEEVEGLKSLNRALSLNPLDVNAWLNKGNILMSAENYHDAADCYKKVLSIDDNMIIAQLSYAKALLHMCKFQEALHTIESLLNKDAQVDLAWIYKGMIYVELKYNQKALKSFDKALEINPNNSDAYFEKGKLLLMEGDDEEALQHFEMATELDNDNLSAFFFKGVVLDDMKEFDRAIEAFDRILELDSANEEIIIKKAITLGQKGDFQESILELDLLLEFNPENLDALYLKGEAYRRMDLLEESLENFYQIVEINSEHTGAWYEIGITHQNMTNHTEAIEAFKKAISINPEFEWAYTSLSVSLTISRRFDEALEMVNKSLELDEENEDALALKKDILSFLEE is encoded by the coding sequence ATGCCTGATCAAGATAAGAAAACCGACCATGAGCTTAAACTAATTTTAAATGTTTGTGATGACCTTCTAAAAGAAGATAGGGAAAATCCAGAGATATGGGCTCAGAAAGGTAGGGCCTTAATAGATCTTAACCGTCCATCCGAAGCCATTGAATGTCTTGATGAAGCATTAATCCTTGATGAACAATATGAACCTGCACTGGAAAGCATGGCCCATGCATTGTTTTTAAATGGGAACTATGATGAATCAATAGCTTATTGGGAATTATTATTGGAACAAAAAAATTATGATAAAGATGTTTTAAAAAACATGGCTTATATACTGGCAGCTGTTGGACGGTATGATGAGGCTCTAGAAAAATTGGACCGAATTCTAAAATCAGATAAAGATCCTGAGATTATTAAAGAAAAAATAAACTGTCTGATGGAATTAGACAAATACGAGTCCGCCCTGGAGTGTATGGAATATCTCCTAAAAAAAGAACCCGAAGACCCTTATATTATAACCCAAAAAGGTAATGCTTTCTTTTGTATGGGTAAAAAAGAAGAGGCCATGGATTTATATGATAATGCATTAAAGCTGGATGAAAAATCAGTTGATACCCTGATTTCTAAAGGAATTGCTCTATCCATTGCCGGAGACTATGAACAATCACTGGAATGTTTTGATAATGCAATAAAATTTGAATGGAAAAATTACAGGCCTTACTTTTTAAAAGGGAAATTGCTGCACAAACTTGGAGATTATGAACAATCTTTGAAATGTTTTGAAAAATCACTGAATCTGAATGACCTCAATCCTGAAGCATGGTACCGGAAAGGCGTAGTATTATATGATCTAGAAAAGTATCCAGAATCAATAAAAGCTTATGATAAAGCTTTAGAAGTTTTTGAATATTATGCTGAGGCATGGAATGCTAAAGCACTTTCATTGTACGAACTGGACGAACATGAAGAGGAAATTAAGTGTTATGATAAAGCTGTGAAACTTAATCCTAATTATTCTGATGCATGGAGTAATATGGGTGCTACTCTCCTAGCACTGGGAGAAGAAGTTGAGGGATTGAAATCTTTAAATCGTGCCCTGAGTTTGAATCCCCTGGACGTGAATGCCTGGTTGAATAAAGGTAATATTTTAATGTCTGCTGAAAATTATCATGACGCAGCAGATTGTTATAAGAAAGTACTATCCATTGATGATAATATGATTATAGCTCAGTTATCATATGCTAAGGCACTGCTGCATATGTGCAAATTCCAGGAAGCACTGCATACTATTGAATCTTTATTAAACAAGGATGCTCAAGTTGATCTAGCCTGGATCTATAAGGGTATGATCTATGTGGAACTTAAATATAATCAAAAAGCTTTAAAATCATTTGATAAAGCTCTGGAAATTAATCCCAATAATTCTGATGCCTACTTTGAGAAGGGTAAGTTATTGTTAATGGAAGGTGACGATGAAGAGGCACTTCAGCATTTTGAGATGGCCACTGAACTGGATAATGATAATTTATCTGCATTCTTCTTTAAGGGCGTGGTTCTGGATGATATGAAAGAATTTGATAGGGCTATTGAAGCATTTGACCGCATTCTTGAACTCGACAGTGCAAATGAAGAGATTATAATTAAAAAAGCCATCACCCTGGGTCAAAAAGGAGATTTCCAGGAATCCATTTTGGAATTGGACTTGCTGCTTGAATTTAATCCTGAAAATCTAGATGCTCTTTATCTCAAAGGCGAAGCTTATCGTCGAATGGATTTGCTGGAGGAATCCTTAGAAAACTTTTATCAAATCGTGGAAATAAATAGCGAGCATACTGGAGCCTGGTACGAGATAGGTATAACCCACCAGAACATGACCAATCACACTGAAGCTATTGAAGCATTTAAAAAGGCAATATCTATTAACCCTGAATTTGAATGGGCATATACCTCACTATCTGTCAGTTTAACTATATCCCGACGATTTGATGAAGCTTTGGAAATGGTGAATAAATCATTAGAATTGGACGAAGAAAATGAAGATGCACTTGCACTTAAAAAGGATATTTTAAGTTTTCTGGAAGAATAG
- a CDS encoding DUF169 domain-containing protein, whose translation MEICEVNGYDVVSQKIKESLNLEKSPVAIKFVLREKDLPEGIDKIESPMRHCEMVQAASQGNIFYATASAQACKGGAAAIGIGEAPAKLKTGEFYYDLGRFSSLGSGKRTIDSIPKIDMDVYAILYSPLEKSNFDPDVIVIIANPAQAMKLSQALVYTLGGRVEADFSGIQSICADAVAGPFMRKRPNITLGCSGSRQYADIKDDEVIVGLTGENIGCVVNALHEIG comes from the coding sequence ATGGAAATTTGCGAAGTAAATGGATATGATGTTGTTTCTCAAAAAATTAAAGAATCACTGAATCTTGAAAAATCTCCTGTTGCTATAAAGTTTGTTTTAAGGGAAAAAGACTTACCTGAAGGGATAGATAAAATTGAAAGCCCTATGAGACATTGTGAGATGGTTCAAGCCGCTTCTCAGGGAAATATTTTTTATGCAACCGCCAGTGCACAAGCCTGTAAAGGTGGAGCTGCTGCAATTGGTATTGGTGAAGCACCTGCCAAATTAAAAACTGGTGAATTTTATTATGATCTAGGGCGGTTTTCCAGTTTAGGGTCTGGAAAAAGAACCATTGATTCCATTCCAAAAATAGACATGGATGTTTATGCTATTTTATATTCTCCTTTAGAAAAATCTAATTTTGATCCTGATGTAATAGTGATCATTGCTAACCCTGCTCAGGCCATGAAATTATCCCAGGCCCTGGTTTACACCTTAGGTGGGCGTGTAGAAGCCGATTTTTCTGGAATCCAATCCATATGTGCTGATGCCGTTGCCGGCCCTTTCATGAGGAAAAGACCTAATATTACTTTAGGTTGTAGCGGTTCCAGACAATACGCAGATATCAAGGACGACGAAGTTATAGTCGGCCTTACTGGAGAAAATATTGGCTGCGTGGTAAATGCATTACATGAAATAGGATAA